GTGCCCACGGAGATCGCGGCGTTCGAGATCGACGCGCTGCCCTACCCCAACGACCCGGCGCGGCCTTTCCTGACCGGCGTCGCGCGGGCCGAGGCTGAGGCGCTGTGCGCCGAGCAGGGGAAGCGGCTGTGCACCGAGGTCGAGTGGGAGTGGGCGTGCCGCGGCGCGGACAACCGGCGCTACCCGACCGGGAACGCGTACGATCCGTCCGACTACCCGGAGGAGGATCCGGTCGAGCCGCCGTCGCCGTCGGGCGCGTTCGCCTTCGGCCGCCTCCTCGAGTGGACGCGAAGCGCGTGGGGGGAGGACCCGGATCAGGTCGAGCGGGCGGCCGTCCGCGGCTTCGCGCCGGATCAGCTGACCGCCGGGAGAAACACCTCCGCCGAGAACGGGCGGCGCTGCGCCAAGCGGTGGCCGCGCCAGCCGATGGACGCCTCCCCCGCGCTCGGCTTCCGCTGCTGCCGGGGCGACGTCAACGCGGCGGCGTGCACGATCGAGCGGCCGCGGCCGCCGTTCAGCCTGTACGCGAACATGAAGCCCGACAAGTTCGCGCGGATCATCCGCTCCGTCCCGGAGCTCGCGATGGCGCACGACGACCCGCGCATGTTCAGCGACGGCGACGTCCGGGCCGTGCTCGCGCGGCGCGGGAACGATCGCGAGGGGCTCGCCGAGAAGGGGCTGCGGTTCCGCTGGAAGCCGGTGCGCTGGATCCCGCGCCAGGGGATGGAGCTCTGGGTCGCGGTCGGGCGCTCGAAGCGGCACGCGTTCGTCGTCGCGCTCCACGAGACCGTGGACAACGAGGAGTA
The Pseudomonadota bacterium DNA segment above includes these coding regions:
- a CDS encoding SUMF1/EgtB/PvdO family nonheme iron enzyme; its protein translation is MRRRRIAMILVAAAALAGCGEASGPNPAGKPSAARGPDGGTPATDAGSIADGGIPAPEPGATSGPTGEVSTKIVNVVDTARPPRVIHVEPAVERPSFPPPAAGQAIAVPAGTLLRGSAPQDVLRDQFAENDLVPTEIAAFEIDALPYPNDPARPFLTGVARAEAEALCAEQGKRLCTEVEWEWACRGADNRRYPTGNAYDPSDYPEEDPVEPPSPSGAFAFGRLLEWTRSAWGEDPDQVERAAVRGFAPDQLTAGRNTSAENGRRCAKRWPRQPMDASPALGFRCCRGDVNAAACTIERPRPPFSLYANMKPDKFARIIRSVPELAMAHDDPRMFSDGDVRAVLARRGNDREGLAEKGLRFRWKPVRWIPRQGMELWVAVGRSKRHAFVVALHETVDNEEYVHASSLILWDQPLPLALAFREGTRGELYWAPCWGCRDGGTVEFDDDTNQVIITHRW